Proteins encoded together in one Lathyrus oleraceus cultivar Zhongwan6 chromosome 5, CAAS_Psat_ZW6_1.0, whole genome shotgun sequence window:
- the LOC127083734 gene encoding rhodanese-like domain-containing protein 11, chloroplastic, producing MEALSLSLPTITVTNSNLNYVSLSAASGYASLSSLQHRPSSSTRLFAMKKSVVRVRAENEDFELKQVRDMAAAKKRWEALLREEKIKVLTPREAGYAVQLSNKPLLDVRPSNEHNKAWVKGSTWIPIFDVDNGLDIGTIPRKVTNFAMGGWWSGMPTLSFDNSFLPKVMEKFPKDAELIVACQKGLRSLAACEQLYNAGYKNLFWVQGGFEAAEEEDLVVEGSVPLKFAGIGGVSEFLGWTDQQRAAAAKEGWGYRLVFSARLIGLFLVADALFIGAQQVGHYLQEIRTH from the exons ATGGAAGCACTATCTCTTTCCCTTCCCACAATCACCGTTACCAATTCCAATCTCAACTACGTTTCTCTGAGCGCTGCTTCTGGTTATGCCTCACTCTCTTCCTTACAACACCGTCCTTCTTCCTCAACCAGACTCTTCGCTATG AAGAAGAGTGTTGTTCGTGTACGAGCCGAGAATGAAGATTTTGAATTGAAGCAAGTCAGGGATATGGCTGCTGCCAAAAAGAGATGGGAAGCTTTG CTCAGGGAAGAAAAAATTAAGGTTCTTACTCCAAGGGAAGCTGGGTATGCTGTTCAGCTTTCAAACAAGCCCCTTCTTGATGTTCGCCCCTCAAATGAACACAACAAG GCATGGGTGAAAGGTTCGACCTGGATTCCGATATTCGATGTCGATAATGGACTAGATATTGGAACTATTCCCAGAAAAGTTACAAATTTTGCTATGG GTGGTTGGTGGAGTGGCATGCCTACACTGTCTTTTGACAA CTCCTTCTTACCCAAAGTTATGGAGAAGTTCCCCAAAGATGCAGAATTAATCGTTGCATGCCAGAAGGGACTAAG ATCCTTAGCTGCATGTGAACAACTGTACAATGCTGGCTACAAAAACCTGTTCTGGGTTCAAGGAGGCTTCGAGGCTGCTGAAGAAGAG GATCTTGTTGTGGAGGGTTCAGTGCCACTCAAGTTTGCTGGAATTGGTGGTGTCTCGGAGTTCCTTGG TTGGACAGATCAACAGAGAGCCGCCGCAGCCAAGGAAGGCTGGGGATACAGATTAGTGTTTTCTGCGCGCCTG ATTGGACTGTTTCTTGTTGCCGACGCATTATTTATCGGTGCTCAGCAAGTTGGACACTATCTTCAGGAAATCAGGACCCATTGA
- the LOC127083733 gene encoding cytochrome P450 71AP13, producing the protein MVQLQWLWGSYTSFLLCVSIIIPLLMIHLFVNNSRKRKSNLPPGPLTIPFIGNLHQLGTMPHISLQSLADKYGPIIFLQLGQIPTVVVSSARLAKEVLKTHDLALASRPQLFSAKYLFYNCTDIAFAPYSAYWRHVRKICILELLSVKRVNSYSAVREEEVSSLVQRVAGCYPGTTNLSKMLGQYANNAICRVAFGKDFSEGGESEKHGFPKMLDEYQELLGGFSVGDFFPSLEFIHSLTGMKVRLQHTSRKFDQLFDQIVNEHKACDKVKEHKDLVDILLEVQRNGSGENEMPLTTDNIKAIILDMFAAGTDTTFITLDWAMTELLMNPHVMEKAQKEVRSILQERRVVAETDLHQLQYMRAVIKETLRLHPAVPVLVPRESMEDITIEGYTIPAKTRIFVNAWAIGRNSESWEDPAAFKPERFLESNIDYKGKDFELIPFGAGRRGCPAITFAIAVVELALAQLLYSFDWELPPGITAKDLDLIEVFGISMHRRENLLVVAKPYFL; encoded by the exons ATGGTTCAGCTCCAATGGCTTTGGGGAAGCTATACATCATTCCTCCTCTGTGTATCCATTATCATACCTCTATTGATGATACATCTCTTTGTAAACAACTCAAGAAAGAGAAAATCCAATCTACCTCCTGGTCCTCTTACCATACCCTTCATTGGAAACCTCCACCAGCTTGGCACCATGCCTCACATATCTTTACAAAGTCTTGCAGACAAATATGGACCCATAATTTTCCTACAGCTTGGACAAATCCCAACAGTGGTTGTTTCATCAGCTAGACTAGCAAAGGAGGTGTTGAAAACTCATGATCTTGCACTTGCAAGCCGACCACAGTTGTTTTCAGCTAAATACCTTTTTTACAACTGCACAGATATTGCTTTTGCTCCTTACAGTGCTTATTGGAGACATGTGAGGAAAATTTGCATACTTGAGCTTCTAAGTGTCAAAAGAGTAAACTCATATAGTGCTGTTAGAGAAGAAGAAGTTTCTAGTTTAGTTCAAAGGGTTGCAGGGTGTTATCCAGGAACTACCAATTTGTCTAAGATGTTGGGACAGTATGCAAATAATGCTATATGCCGTGTAGCTTTTGGAAAGGACTTTTCAGAAGGAGGAGAGAGTGAAAAACATGGGTTCCCAAAGATGCTTGATGAGTATCAGGAACTCCTTGGAGGATTCAGTGTTGGTGACTTTTTTCCTTCGCTCGAGTTCATACATAGCTTGACAGGTATGAAAGTGAGACTCCAACATACTTCGAGAAAATTTGATCAGCTCTTTGATCAGATAGTGAATGAACACAAGGCTTGCGATAAAGTAAAGGAGCATAAGGACCTTGTAGATATTTTACTCGAAGTGCAGAGGAATGGTTCGGGCGAGAATGAAATGCCTCTCACCACTGATAATATCAAGGCAATAATCCTG GACATGTTTGCTGCTGGAACTGATACAACATTCATTACGCTTGATTGGGCAATGACAGAGCTGTTAATGAATCCTCATGTTATGGAAAAAGCACAAAAGGAAGTGCGTAGCATTCTGCAAGAAAGAAGAGTTGTTGCAGAAACTGACCTGCATCAACTGCAGTACATGAGAGCTGTAATTAAAGAGACACTTCGCTTGCACCCTGCAGTACCGGTATTAGTCCCAAGAGAATCCATGGAAGATATTACCATAGAAGGGTATACAATTCCGGCTAAAACAAGAATTTTTGTCAATGCTTGGGCAATTGGCAGGAATTCGGAAAGTTGGGAAGATCCTGCTGCATTTAAACCAGAGAGATTTTTAGAGAGTAATATTGATTATAAGGGGAAGGATTTTGAGCTAATACCGTTTGGGGCGGGTAGAAGAGGCTGTCCAGCTATTACATTTGCCATTGCAGTTGTTGAGCTTGCTCTTGCTCAACTACTCTATAGCTTTGACTGGGAGCTTCCTCCTGGTATTACAGCAAAAGACTTGGATCTCATTGAAGTTTTTGGCATTTCAATGCACAGGAGAGAAAATCTTCTGGTTGTTGCTAAGCCTTATTTTCTGTGA